The proteins below are encoded in one region of Saccopteryx leptura isolate mSacLep1 chromosome 1, mSacLep1_pri_phased_curated, whole genome shotgun sequence:
- the AGT gene encoding angiotensinogen, with protein MLSDMAPAGANLMTTMLCLLACTGQHTANRVYIHPFHLLVYSKSTCDQLEKPSAKMPKDPTFTAVPIQAKTSLVDEEAMRERLVLAAQELEGEDKMRVATLGLLLNFMGFRMYKSLSETQTVASGAILSPTALFGTLASFYLGALDPTAHRLQVFLGVPENDQSCTSRLDGHKVLSTLQTIQGLLVLQGGARSQARLFLSMVVGLFTAPDLPLKQPFVEGLAPFAPVTHPRSLDLSTDPELAAEKINRFMQAVTGWKMGSPLTRVSPDSTLLFNAYVHFQGQMKGFSLLAGLQEFWVDNTTSVSVPMLSGMGTFHHWSNVQNNLSMTRVPLSENVGLLLIQPHCASALQEVEAFTFQHDFLTWTKNLSPRTIHLTMPQLVLRGSYNLQDLLAQAKLPTLLGAEANLGKISDANLRVRQVLNSILFELKADKGEQPTEAAQQPAGLEAMEVTLNRPFLFAIYDQDSTALHFLGRVANPLSAV; from the exons ATGCTATCAGACATGGCTCCTGCAGGTGCGAACTTGATGACCACTATGCTCTGTCTCTTGGCCTGTACTGGCCAGCACACGGCTAACCGGGTGTATATACACCCCTTCCACCTCCTCGTCTACAGCAAGAGCACCTGTGACCAGCTGGAGAAGCCCAGTGCCAAGATGCCCAAAGACCCAACCTTCACAGCTGTCCCCATTCAGGCCAAGACGTCCCTGGTAGATGAGGAGGCCATGCGGGAACGGCTGGTGCTGGCCGCCCAGGAGCTGGAGGGTGAAGACAAGATGAGGGTGGCCACACTGGGGCTGCTGCTCAACTTCATGGGCTTCCGCATGTACAAGTCGCTGAGCGAGACACAGACTGTGGCCAGCGGGGCCATCCTCTCCCCAACAGCTCTCTTTGGCACCCTGGCCTCCTTCTACCTGGGAGCCTTGGACCCCACGGCTCACAGACTGCAGGTGTTCTTGGGCGTACCTGAAAACGACCAGAGCTGCACCTCCCGGCTGGATGGTCACAAAGTCCTTTCTACCCTGCAGACCATCCAGGGCCTTCTGGTCCTGCAGGGCGGGGCTCGCAGCCAGGCCAGACTCTTCCTGTCCATGGTGGTGGGCCTCTTCACAGCCCCTGACCTTCCCCTGAAGCAGCCCTTTGTGGAGGGCCTGGCTCCCTTCGCCCCTGTCACCCACCCACGCTCTCTAGACCTGTCCACAGACCCTGAACTTGCCGCTGAGAAGATCAACAGATTCATGCAGGCTGTGACAGGGTGGAAAATGGGCAGTCCCCTGACAAGAGTCAGCCCAGACAGCACCCTGCTCTTCAATGCCTACGTCCACTTCCAAG GACAGATGAAGGGGTTCTCCCTGCTGGCAGGGCTCCAGGAGTTCTGGGTGGACAATACCACCTCTGTGTCCGTCCCCATGCTCTCGGGCATGGGTACCTTCCATCACTGGAGCAACGTCCAGAACAACCTCTCCATGACCCGGGTGCCCCTCAGCGAGAATGTCGGCCTGCTGCTGATTCAGCCCCACTGTGCCTCAGCCCTGCAGGAGGTCGAGGCCTTCACCTTCCAGCATGACTTCCTGACATGGACCAAGAACCTGTCTCCCCG GACCATCCACCTGACCATGCCGCAGCTGGTGTTACGAGGGTCCTACAACCTGCAGGACCTGCTGGCCCAGGCCAAACTGCCCACCCTGCTGGGCGCCGAGGCGAACCTGGGGAAAATCAGCGATGCCAACCTCAGAGTCAGACAG GTGCTGAACAGCATTCTATTTGAACTCAAAGCAGACAAGGGAGAGCAGCCCACAGAGGCTGCCCAGCAGCCGGCTGGACTCGAGGCCATGGAGGTGACCCTGAACCGTCCATTCCTGTTTGCCATCTATGATCAAGATTCCACTGCCCTCCACTTCCTGGGCAGAGTGGCCAACCCGCTGAGCGCAGTGTGA